A region of the Mesoterricola sediminis genome:
CGGCCTGGAACACCGCCCAGAGGGTCCAGAAGTCCTTGGGCACGAAGTTCTGGATCTCCAGCTCCCGGTTCACGAGCAGGGCCAGGGTCGGCGTCTGGACCCGCCCCACGGAGAAGACCCCCTCCCCCCCGGACCGGCGCTGGGCCAGGGTCTGGGCGCGGGTGCAGTTGATGCCCACGAGCCAGTCGGCCTCCTGCCGGCAGCGGGCCGCGTCCCGGAGGCCCTCGTAGGCCGTGCCCGGCTTCATGCGGCCGTAGGCCTCCCGGATGGCGTCGTCGGTGAGGCTGCTGGTCCAGAAGCGGACCACGGGCTTGGAGGTCCCGCTGAGGCGGTAGACGAGGTCGAAGATCAGCTCGCCCTCGCGCCCGGCGTCCGTCGCGTTCACGATCTCGGTCACGTCCTCCCGGTTCATGAGGCGCTCGACGACCTGGTACTGGTCCTTCGTGGCCTCGATGGGGGCGTAGCGGAAGGCCTCGGGAAAGAAGGGCAGCCGGTCCATGCGCCACTGCTTGAGGGCCGGATCGTAGCCCTCCGGCGCCAGCGCCTCCACGAGGTGGCCCACGCACCAGGTCACGATCACGTCCCCCCCCTGGATGAAGCTCCGCCCCGAACCCTGGATCCCCAGCGCGGCCGCGATGGCGCGGCCCATGCTCGGTTTCTCGCTGACAATGAGGCGGATGGAGGCTCCCATGCCTCCATTCTACGGGAAGGTGTAGACTGTCGTTGAGGTTAGGTGATGGCTTTCAATCCAGGCTCCAGGCACGGCCAGATGGCGGAAATCAACATGACGCCCCTCATCGACGTGATGCTCGTGCTCCTGATCATCTTCATGGTGGCGGCCCCCATGCTGACCACCGGCGTCGACGTCAACCTGCCCGAGAGCAGGACCGGGAAGAACCTGGAATCCGAGGCCCTCGTCGTCACCCTCGTGCGGGACGGGCGCATCGAGTTCGAGAAGCGCTTCGTCCAGGAAGGGGCCCTCAAGGCCGAACTCCGGCGCAGGGCCGCCGAGAGCAGGAAGCGCCCCGTGATGGTGCGCGCCGACCTCAACATCCCCTACGGCCGCGTCATCACCGTCGTCGACGCCATCCGCGAGGCGGGCTTCACCCAGGTGGGCTTCGTGACCCAGGCCTCCACCGCCCCCGCCGGCGCCGAGCCCCTGGCACCCTGAGGCCGCCGTGAGCCAGGAACTCTACGCGTATCTCAGGGAACGGGCCAGGCTCGGCAGCCTCGGCCTCGGCCGGGGCCTGGCCGCGAGCCTGGCGGTGCACGCCGTCGCCGTGGCGGCCCTGCTCTTCACGCCCCAGTCCAAGGATGCGGAGGAGGAGACCAAGGTGACCTGGGTCTCCCTGCCCGCGGCCGGCGTCGCCGGCGAGGCCGGCGGCCAGGGTCCCCTGGAGGAGGGCAAGGAGGGCGAACGCCAGCGCCGGGTCGAGGAAGTGGCCCCCAAACGCAGCGAGCCCACGGGCTACAACGCGACCCCCAACGCCTGGGGCACCCGGCCCAGCCGCCCCGTCCAGGGCACCAGCACCAATCCCGACAGCATGGGCAAGGCCCCCGTGGCCTCCAAGGGCAGGAACCCCAGCCCCAACCCCACCCCCGGCGCCGCCGGCAGCGGCGGGGGCGGCGGCGTGGGCACCGCCACCGGCATCCCCGGGCTCCGGGCCACCAACGGCGTCGCCGGCGGCACCGGCCTCGTGGGGGACCTGGACGGGGACTTCCCCTTCCTGTGGTACCTGCAGCAGATCCAGGCCCGGATCACCGGCAACTGGAACCGCATGACCTCCAGCCAGGGCCGCGTCCAGATCTACTTCCGCATCCGCCGGGACGGCGGCATCGAAGGGGCCCGCGTGGAGATCCCCAGCAACAACGCCGCCCTGGACCAGAGCGCCCTGATGGCCGTTCGCCGCTCCGACCCCCTGCCCCGCCTTCCGGATGGGTTCGAGGCCAAGACCCTGGGGGTGCGCTTCTGGTTCACCTACCTGGGCAACTGAGGCGCCGCCCTCCGGTCAGGCCTCCGGCTGTTCGGACGACCGGCGGAGCTTGACGAGGACGAGCGTGCTGCCTTGGGCGTGGGATTCCATGGCGACCTGGTCCATGACCTGCTTCATGAAGAAGACCCCCCGGCCGCAGGGCTTGAGGAGGTTCTCGGGCAGGTTGGGGTTGGGGAGGGCGTCCAGGTCCACCCCGGCGCCGGTGTCCTTGATGCGGATCTCCAGGCGGTTGGCCAGGGGGGTGAAGGTGACCTCCACGGGCTTCCGCTTGTCCAGCTTGTTGCCGTGGCGCATCGCGTTGGCGATGCCCTCCTGGATGGCCAGCCAGACCCGCTCCCCGTCTTCATGGGAGAAGTTCATGTGCTTGAGCAGCTCCGACCCGACCACCTGGATCAGGTCGATGAATCTCAGATCGGTGTTGCAGGTCAGCGATACCGGAAGCAGCGGAGCGGCAGTCATGTACAAATATCCTTGGGAATCTCATCCCCCGAATTCCTAGTTAATGGGAAAACCGGCCGGATTGCCAGGAAATATCCTCGAAGGCCCGTCCCCAGGGCGCTAGACTGGATTACTGACCTGATCGGTCATCTTTAGGGAGCGGGGGCATGAAGGTCATCGTGGCGAAGACGGCGGGGTTCTGCTGGGGGGTCCGCCGGGCCATGGACGCCGTGCTGGAGGCCTCCAACCGGTCCGGGGCCGGCCCCGTCCAGACCCTGGGCCCCCTCATCCACAACCCCCAGGCCCTGGAGCTCATCGGCCGGCGCGGCGTGTCCGTGGCCGACCGCCCCGAGGACGTGAAGGAGGGGGCCGTCGTCATCCGGGCCCACGGCATCCCCATCCAGTCCCTGCGGGGCCTGAAGGAGCGCCAGGCCAAGGGCGAGCTGGACATCGTCAACGCCACCTGCCCCGAGGTGGCCAAGGTCCACAGCAAGATCAAGAAGTGGAGCCCCAAGGGGTACTTCACCGTCATCCTGGGCACCCACGGCCACGCCGAGAGCGTCGCCCACCAGAGCTTCGCCGAAAGCGGCAGCGCCATCGTCTCCTCCATGGAGGAGGCCCGGGCCCTGACCCCCGAGCAGCTCGGCAAGGTGCTCATCGTCGCCCAGACCACGTTCACCGTGAAGGACTTCCACGCCATCTCCGACGACATCCGGTCCCGGTCCGGGCAGTGCATCGTGGAGAACACCATCTGCGAGGACACCTGGACCCGCCAGGAGGAGGCGGCCACCCTCGCCCGCACCGTGGACGCGGTGGTCGTCGTGGGCGGCAAGGCCTCGTCCAACACCAAGCACCTGGCCGAATTGGCCCTCCGCAACGGCAAGCCGGTCCAGTACGTGGAGACGGCGTCCGAACTGGACCTCGGCGCCTTCCAGGGCACCGAGACGGTGGGCGTCATGGCCGGCGCCTCCACCCCCACCTGGCTGGTGGAGGAGGTGGTGGACGTCCTGGAGCAGCTCGGCAAGGGGCCCGACCGGCTCACCAAGGCCCTCCGCGCGTCCTTCGGCGTGCCCCTGCGTCTGGCCGTCGGCGCCGCCTTCCTGACCGTGGGCGTCCACGCCTGGACGGGCCTGCCCGTCATCTGGCAGTACCCCGTGGTGACGGCCCTGTACGTGCTGGCCATGTTCCTCCTGGCCCCCTTCCTCAACCCCCTGGGCCTGGGCTCCAAGGGGCCCGCCCGGGCCCGCGTGCTGGAGCGGAACCGCCGGGTCATGCTGGGGACGGCCCTCGTCTCCCTGGGCATGGCCCTGGGCCTCACGGCGAGCCTGGGCATCGGCTCCGTGGCGGTGGTGGCCGCGGCCTCGGTGTTCGGCGTGGTCTACAAGCGCCGCCTGCGCCTCGGCTCCCGGCAGCTGAGCCTGGACGACATCCCCGGCTCCAAGGACATCCTGGTGCCCTCCGCCCTGGCCGTGGTGGCCCTCGCCCTGCCCCTCTGGCACGACGGCATGCCCTGGGGCGCGCGGGTCTGGGCCGGCATCCTCTTCGTGGCCGTCATGGGCTTCGCCCGCACGACCCTCAACAACCTGCGCGAGATGCAGAACGACCAGATCCTGGGCAAGGACACCCTCCCCATCGTCTTCGGGCGGCGCACCACCAAGCTCCTGCTGGCCGGCTCCCTGGCCTTCACCGCCGTGGCCATGGCCTGGGCCATCCGCGTCGAGCCCACGCCCCGCCCCTGGGCCCAGCTGGGCATCCTCGGCGCCTGCCTGGCCTACCCCCTCGTGCACCTCTGGTTCTTCCAGGAGCGCTTCTCCGCCGGCAAGCACCGGTTCGAGCCCTGGGTGGAGGCCTGCTTCTACCTGGCCGGCACCCTGGCCCTCCTCTGACCCCCGAAACCCCCCCAGGCGGGGTAGGGTAGGTCTCGGGAGGTGCGCATGCGGGGCTGGGCGATCGTAACGGGCTGTTCGACGGGCATCGGACGGGCCCTGGTGCCGGCGCTGCGCGCCCAGGGCTGGGGCGTGGTCGCCACGGCCCGGCGGCCGGAGACCCTGGCCGACTTGCCCGACGGACCCGACCTCCGCCGCCTGGCCCTGGACGTGACGGATCCCGCCAGCCTCGCCGCCGCCGTGGAGGCCTGCCGGGACCTGGACCTGCGGGTGCTGGTCAACAACGCCGGCTATGGGGTCCCCGGCCCCATCGAGCACCTGAGGCCCGCCGACCTGCGGGCCCAGCTGGAAACCAACGTGGTGGGCCTCCAGGCCGCCACCGTCGCCTTCCTCCCCCTCCTCCGCCGCTCCGGGGACGCCCGGGTGGTCCAGGTGGGCTCCATCCTGGATCGCATGGCCATTCCGCTGGCCGGGGCCTACTGCGCCTCCAAGCACGCGGTCGCCGCCCTGGCGGAGGCCCTGCGCCTGGAGGCGGGTCCGGCGGTGCGGGTGATGCTCGTGGAGCCGGGCGCCATCCAGAGCGACTTCCGGGAGACCCTGGCCAAGGGCCTGGGCGACCTGCCGGAGCGCCTCCAGGGGACCCCCTACCTGGCGCCCATGCTGGCCTACCTCGCCCGCCAGAAGGCCCGGGCGGGGGCGCACGGCCTGTCCGCCGCCGCCTGCGCCGCCCGGATCGCCGAGGCCCTGGGCCGCCGGACCCCGCCCCGTCGCTTGGTCATTGGCCGGGATGCCCGCATCGCCCTCCTGGGCCGGGCCCTCCTGCCCGCCCCCCTCTGGGAATGGGCCGTCCGGAAGACCTTCGGCATGGGATGACGCTGGGATAAACTGGGCCCACATGACCGAGCGACGCCTCTACCTCATCGACGCCTTCGCCCTCATCTTCAGGGCCTACTACGGCAACATGCGCCTCAAGAACGGCGCGGCCTACACCATGGCCCGCATGCTCCTGGCCCTGGTCGCCCAGCACAAGCCCACCCACATCGCGGCGGTCTTCGACCGGCCCGAGCCCACCTTCCGCCACGAGATCTACCCGGAATACAAGGCCAACCGCGCCGAGATGCCCGAGGATCTCCGGCCCCAGGTGCCCCTGATCAAGGACCTCATCCAGGCCCTGAACATCCCGGTGGTCGAGCTGGCCGGGTACGAGGCCGACGACGTCATGGGCACCCTCGCCCGCATGGCGAGCCGGGAGGGCCTGCCCACCGTGATCGTGAGTCCCGACAAGGACCTGCTCCAGCTGGTGGACGACCCCGGCGGCGTCCAGGTGCTCAACAACCGCGACGGCGAGGTCTGGATCGACCGGGCCGGGGTCAAGGCGCGCTTCGGCGTCTGGCCCGAGCAGGTGGTGGACGTCCTCGCCCTCATGGGGGACGCCAGCGACAACGTGAAGGGCGTGGACGGCATCGGCGAGAAGGGCGCCCGGGACCTGGTGGACCAGTACGGCAGCCTGGACGCCATCCTGGCCCACCGCGGGGAGCTCAAGCGCAAGGCCCACCGGGAGGGCCTGGAGGCCGCCCTGGATCGCCTCCCCCTGGTGCGCCGCCTGGTCACCGTCGTCACCGATCTGACCCTGCCCGTCACCCCCGCCGACCTCGCCTACCCCGGCGTGGACATGGCCCAGGCCCGGAACGCCTTCAAGGCCCTGGGCTTCGAGCAGCTCACCAAGGAGTTCACCGCCGTCGGCAGCGCCACGGCCCCGGCCCCGGAGCGCCGGTACAGGGCCGCCGCCACCCTGGCGGACCTGGAGGCCGCGGTGGCCGCCTGCCGCCAGGCGGGCCGGTTCGGCCTGGACACCGAGACCACCTCCCTCGACCCGGTGCGCGGCCACCTGGTGGGGCTGAGCCTCGCCTGGCAGGAGGGGGACGGCCTGTACGTGCCCCTGGCCCACCTCAAGCCCGGCTCCGAGGCCGCCGAAGGGGCCCTGCCGGGCCTCCTCCCCGAATCCGGCCTGCCCGAGGCCCTCCTGGACCTGCGGGGCGATCCCGAAGCCTTCTTCGACGACCTGGCCCCCCACCTGGACCCCCGGAACCTGCCCTTCCGGGAGGTGCGGCGGATCCTGGCCCCCCTGCTCGCCGATCCCGCGGTCGCCAAGGCCGGCCAGAACCTCAAGTACGACCTGCAGGTCCTCCGCCGCCACGGCCTGCCCGTGGCCGGCGTCGGCGACGACAGCATGGTGCTCAGCTTCCTCCTGGACGCCCGCAGCCGGCACAACCTGGACGACCTCTCCAGCCGGCACCTGGACCTCCGGCCCATCCCCTTCGAGGCCGTGGTGGGCAAGGGCAAGGCCCAGAAGCGCTTCGACGAGGCCGACTTCGACCAGGCCGTGCAGTACGCCGCCGAGGACGCGGACCTGGCCCTGCGCCTCTGCCGCAAGCTGGGGCCGCTGGTGGACGCCGCCGGCCTGGAGCGCCTCTACCGGGAGGTGGACCTGCCCCTCGTGGCGGTGCTCGCCGATCTGGAGCTGGACGGGGTCCGCCTGGACCCGGCCGTCCTCGAGCGCCTCGCCGTCGACCTCCGCGCCCAGCGCGAGGCGTCCCTCGCCCGGGCCGTGGAGCTGGCCGGGGAACCCTTCAACCTCAACAGCCCGGCCCAGCTGGGGCGCATCCTCTACGAGAAGCTCGGCCTGCCCGTGCTCAAGCGCACCGACAAGACCAAGGCCCCGGCCACGGACGAGGACGTGCTGACCGAGCTCGCCCAGCGCGAAGACGGGGAGATCGCCCAGGTCCTCCTGCGCCACCGCCAGGTCCAGAAGCTCCTCAGCACGTACGTGGAGGCCCTGCCGACCATGGTCAACCCGGTCACCGGCCGGCTCCACACGCGGCTCCACCAGGCCGCGGTGGCCACGGGCCGCCTGGCCTCCTCCGACCCCAACCTCCAGAACATCCCCGTGCGGACCGAGGAGGGGCGCGCCATCCGCGCCGCCTTCGTGCCGCGGCCGGGCTGGGTCTTCCTGGACGCCGACTACAGCCAGATCGAACTGCGCGTGGTGGCGGCCCTCGCCGGCGATCCGGTGCTCCTGGGGGCCTTCGAGCGGGGCGAGGACATCCACCGCCGCACCGCCTCCGAGGTCATGGGCGTGCCCATGGAGGCCGTCGAGCCCTCCCAGCGCTCCGCCGCCAAGGCCGTGAACTTCGGCCTCCTCTACGGCCAGGGCGCCTTCGCCCTCTCCGGCAGCCTCGGCATCACCTTCAAGGAGGCCAAGGCCTTCATCGACAGGTACTTCGAGCGCATGCCCAAGGTGGCCGAATGGATCGAGGCCACCAAGGCCCGGGCCCTGGAGGACGGCCTGGTCAGGACGCGGTGGGGCCGGGTCCGGCCCATCCCGGACCTCCATTCCTCCAACCCCGGGCTCAAGGCCCAGGCCCTGCGGGAGGCGGTGAACACCGTCGTCCAGGGCACGGCCGCGGACATCATGCGGCGCGCCATGGTCCGGTTCGCCCAGGCCCTCGCGAAGGAAGGCCTGGCCGCGCGGCTTCTCCTCCAGGTGCACGACGAGCTCCTCGTCGAGGCCCCGCCGGAGGAGGCGGACCGCGTGGAGGCCCTGCTCAGGGA
Encoded here:
- a CDS encoding ExbD/TolR family protein, with the translated sequence MAFNPGSRHGQMAEINMTPLIDVMLVLLIIFMVAAPMLTTGVDVNLPESRTGKNLESEALVVTLVRDGRIEFEKRFVQEGALKAELRRRAAESRKRPVMVRADLNIPYGRVITVVDAIREAGFTQVGFVTQASTAPAGAEPLAP
- a CDS encoding ATP-binding protein, coding for MTAAPLLPVSLTCNTDLRFIDLIQVVGSELLKHMNFSHEDGERVWLAIQEGIANAMRHGNKLDKRKPVEVTFTPLANRLEIRIKDTGAGVDLDALPNPNLPENLLKPCGRGVFFMKQVMDQVAMESHAQGSTLVLVKLRRSSEQPEA
- the polA gene encoding DNA polymerase I is translated as MTERRLYLIDAFALIFRAYYGNMRLKNGAAYTMARMLLALVAQHKPTHIAAVFDRPEPTFRHEIYPEYKANRAEMPEDLRPQVPLIKDLIQALNIPVVELAGYEADDVMGTLARMASREGLPTVIVSPDKDLLQLVDDPGGVQVLNNRDGEVWIDRAGVKARFGVWPEQVVDVLALMGDASDNVKGVDGIGEKGARDLVDQYGSLDAILAHRGELKRKAHREGLEAALDRLPLVRRLVTVVTDLTLPVTPADLAYPGVDMAQARNAFKALGFEQLTKEFTAVGSATAPAPERRYRAAATLADLEAAVAACRQAGRFGLDTETTSLDPVRGHLVGLSLAWQEGDGLYVPLAHLKPGSEAAEGALPGLLPESGLPEALLDLRGDPEAFFDDLAPHLDPRNLPFREVRRILAPLLADPAVAKAGQNLKYDLQVLRRHGLPVAGVGDDSMVLSFLLDARSRHNLDDLSSRHLDLRPIPFEAVVGKGKAQKRFDEADFDQAVQYAAEDADLALRLCRKLGPLVDAAGLERLYREVDLPLVAVLADLELDGVRLDPAVLERLAVDLRAQREASLARAVELAGEPFNLNSPAQLGRILYEKLGLPVLKRTDKTKAPATDEDVLTELAQREDGEIAQVLLRHRQVQKLLSTYVEALPTMVNPVTGRLHTRLHQAAVATGRLASSDPNLQNIPVRTEEGRAIRAAFVPRPGWVFLDADYSQIELRVVAALAGDPVLLGAFERGEDIHRRTASEVMGVPMEAVEPSQRSAAKAVNFGLLYGQGAFALSGSLGITFKEAKAFIDRYFERMPKVAEWIEATKARALEDGLVRTRWGRVRPIPDLHSSNPGLKAQALREAVNTVVQGTAADIMRRAMVRFAQALAKEGLAARLLLQVHDELLVEAPPEEADRVEALLREAMEGADDLGTLGVSLAAEVRRGANWMECK
- the ispH gene encoding 4-hydroxy-3-methylbut-2-enyl diphosphate reductase; this translates as MKVIVAKTAGFCWGVRRAMDAVLEASNRSGAGPVQTLGPLIHNPQALELIGRRGVSVADRPEDVKEGAVVIRAHGIPIQSLRGLKERQAKGELDIVNATCPEVAKVHSKIKKWSPKGYFTVILGTHGHAESVAHQSFAESGSAIVSSMEEARALTPEQLGKVLIVAQTTFTVKDFHAISDDIRSRSGQCIVENTICEDTWTRQEEAATLARTVDAVVVVGGKASSNTKHLAELALRNGKPVQYVETASELDLGAFQGTETVGVMAGASTPTWLVEEVVDVLEQLGKGPDRLTKALRASFGVPLRLAVGAAFLTVGVHAWTGLPVIWQYPVVTALYVLAMFLLAPFLNPLGLGSKGPARARVLERNRRVMLGTALVSLGMALGLTASLGIGSVAVVAAASVFGVVYKRRLRLGSRQLSLDDIPGSKDILVPSALAVVALALPLWHDGMPWGARVWAGILFVAVMGFARTTLNNLREMQNDQILGKDTLPIVFGRRTTKLLLAGSLAFTAVAMAWAIRVEPTPRPWAQLGILGACLAYPLVHLWFFQERFSAGKHRFEPWVEACFYLAGTLALL
- a CDS encoding energy transducer TonB, which gives rise to MSQELYAYLRERARLGSLGLGRGLAASLAVHAVAVAALLFTPQSKDAEEETKVTWVSLPAAGVAGEAGGQGPLEEGKEGERQRRVEEVAPKRSEPTGYNATPNAWGTRPSRPVQGTSTNPDSMGKAPVASKGRNPSPNPTPGAAGSGGGGGVGTATGIPGLRATNGVAGGTGLVGDLDGDFPFLWYLQQIQARITGNWNRMTSSQGRVQIYFRIRRDGGIEGARVEIPSNNAALDQSALMAVRRSDPLPRLPDGFEAKTLGVRFWFTYLGN
- a CDS encoding SDR family NAD(P)-dependent oxidoreductase; its protein translation is MRGWAIVTGCSTGIGRALVPALRAQGWGVVATARRPETLADLPDGPDLRRLALDVTDPASLAAAVEACRDLDLRVLVNNAGYGVPGPIEHLRPADLRAQLETNVVGLQAATVAFLPLLRRSGDARVVQVGSILDRMAIPLAGAYCASKHAVAALAEALRLEAGPAVRVMLVEPGAIQSDFRETLAKGLGDLPERLQGTPYLAPMLAYLARQKARAGAHGLSAAACAARIAEALGRRTPPRRLVIGRDARIALLGRALLPAPLWEWAVRKTFGMG